CGAGATCGGATTCCTCGGTGCGCGTCTCGACCTTGCCTTCGCGGTCGTACCACTCGGTGATCAGCGCGACCACGCGTTCCGGCGTGTCCGGATCGAATTCCGTGCTGTTCGCCTGCTTCAGGCCGACGACGTCGCGTGCGAATTCGATCACCGCGAGCTGCATGCCGAGGCAGATGCCGAGGTACGGCACCTTCGACTCGCGCGCATAGCGGATCGCGGCGATCTTGCCTTCCGTGCCGCGACGGCCGAAACCGCCCGGCACCAGCACGGCGTCGAGATGCTTCAGGCTGTCGACACCGTTCGTCTCGATTTCTTCCGAGTCGATGTACTCGATGTTGACCTTGGTCGACGTGTGCAGCGATGCGTGGCGCAGCGCCTCGATCAGCGACTTGTACGACTCGGTCAGGTCGACATACTTGCCGACCATGCCGATCGTGACTTCGTGCTTCGGGTTTTCCAGCTTCTCGACGAGCGCCGACCACATGCTCAGGTCAGCGTCCTTCGGCGACAGCTTCAGTTCCTCGCAGATGATCCGGTCGAGGCCCTGGTCGTGCAGCATCTGCGGAATCTTGTAGATGCTGTCGGCGTCCCACACCGAGATCACGGCGTCTTCCGGCACGTTCGAGAACATCGAGATCTTCTTCGATTCGTCGTCGGGAATGCGGCGATCCGCACGGCACAGCAGCACGTGCGGCAGGATGCCGATCTCGCGCAGCTTCTGCACGCTGTGCTGGGTCGGCTTCGTCTTCAGCTCGCCGGCCGTCGCGACGTACGGCACGAGCGTCAGGTGCACGAAGCACGCGCTGTTGCGGCCGAGGCGCAGGCTCATCTGGCGCGCGGCCTCGAGGAACGGCAGCGATTCGATGTCGCCGACCGTGCCGCCGATCTCGACGATCGCGACGTCCGGCTCGCCGCAGGTGGCCGATGCCGCCCCGCGCTCGATGAACGCCTGGATTTCGTTCGTGATGTGCGGAATTACCTGCACGGTCTTGCCGAGATAGTCGCCGCGGCGTTCCTTGCGGATCACCGATTCGTAGATCTGGCCGGTCGTGAAGTTGTTGGCCTTGCGCATCTTCGTGCTGATGAAGCGCTCATAGTGGCCGAGGTCGAGGTCGGTCTCCGCTCCGTCTTCCGTCACGAACACTTCGCCGTGCTGGAACGGGCTCATCGTGCCGGGGTCGACGTTGATGTAGGGATCGAGTTTGAGGAGGGTGACTTTCAGACCGCGCGATTCGAGGATCGCGGCGAGGGAGGCGGCGGCAATACCCTTGCCGAGGGAAGAAACTACGCCGCCGGTGACGAAAACATATTTGGTCATCGCTGGATGCTCGCGGGAAAAACGGATTATACCGTAAAGCCCGCCCTTCTCTCAGCAATTGACGCGATGATCCCGCCCTTTCGCGCTGTGCCGCGTCAGCCGTGCGCGCCCGGGCGAACCGGCCGGCCGGTCGGTGCAACTGCGCACGCCGGCGGGCGCACCGGACCGATGTATCAGGCGCTTTTCGCGAGCGCCGCGCTGCCGTGCGGCACGCCGCCCTCCACCGTTTTCAGCACACTCAGCATCCGCTGCAATGCGCGGGCCGTCTCGATCGGCCGCTCCATCGGGAACAGGTGGCTCCCCTCGATCCATTCGATGCGCCCGCGCGCCGCGCGACGCGTCGCGTCGAGCCCGA
The sequence above is a segment of the Burkholderia diffusa genome. Coding sequences within it:
- a CDS encoding CTP synthase; protein product: MTKYVFVTGGVVSSLGKGIAAASLAAILESRGLKVTLLKLDPYINVDPGTMSPFQHGEVFVTEDGAETDLDLGHYERFISTKMRKANNFTTGQIYESVIRKERRGDYLGKTVQVIPHITNEIQAFIERGAASATCGEPDVAIVEIGGTVGDIESLPFLEAARQMSLRLGRNSACFVHLTLVPYVATAGELKTKPTQHSVQKLREIGILPHVLLCRADRRIPDDESKKISMFSNVPEDAVISVWDADSIYKIPQMLHDQGLDRIICEELKLSPKDADLSMWSALVEKLENPKHEVTIGMVGKYVDLTESYKSLIEALRHASLHTSTKVNIEYIDSEEIETNGVDSLKHLDAVLVPGGFGRRGTEGKIAAIRYARESKVPYLGICLGMQLAVIEFARDVVGLKQANSTEFDPDTPERVVALITEWYDREGKVETRTEESDLGGTMRLGSQRCPIKPGTMAEEIYGKDVNERHRHRYEVNNRFVPQLEAGGLIISARTPSEDLPEMMELPRSMHPWFVGVQFHPEFTSTPRDGHPLFKSFVEAALANKQARGVQA